A section of the Xiphias gladius isolate SHS-SW01 ecotype Sanya breed wild chromosome 8, ASM1685928v1, whole genome shotgun sequence genome encodes:
- the myrf gene encoding myelin regulatory factor isoform X3 yields MDVVDETEALQRFFEGHDITSSLEPANIDTSILEEYISKEDDSTDICFSEVHSTPGPNYSSPQAGVSSSGGLVCGVSPPIPLRQGAPPPGPPNCQNAYPPGPSLGLRHNYPCLGQQQQQPPQQQAHIKPEHRGHYAPGTLPESPPDSSSEPYSPQQVNDPHMIRTMTPENMCHMTPTPPLPPHGHYTSMHRDMYLKPEPMISQYPIGLATSGSGDMQQTQMLHQLLQHPQGQDGIPVHQAKKRKHSDSPNSTLNSQILTGIIKQEPGLMQDADNTYLDPNYQCIKWQPHQQNKWTPLYDANCKELPMPTYRVDADKGFNFSLADDAFVCQKKNHFQVTVYIGMLGDPKYIKTSEGLQPIDCFYLKLNGVKVEAMNQSISVEQSQSDRSKRPFKPVLVTLPPEQVTKVTVGRLHFSETTANNMRKKGKPNPDQRYFMLVVALHAQSHSQSYTVAAHVSERIIVRVTSGHASNPGQFESDNEVLWQRGQLPDSVYHHGRVGINTDRPDEALVVHGNLKVMGSLVHPSDIRAKENVQEVDTTDNLKRISQMRLVHYQYKPEFAATVGIENTAETGVIAQEVQQILPEAVKEGGDVVCANGETIPNLLVVNKDRIFMENVGAVKELCKLTDNLETRIDELERWSRKLAKLRRLDSMKSTVSGGTVSQSGSYFSRTGSGPLKKKTVKPGSKNSLPDQGCISQRFMQGTILALVIVMAFSVISMSVLYVLTLHHRGDVTEKDGSRAALGSARKSPYVPLSTTPAPVCCSTPTINNQSTTVLTLSNNQSTTDLGSLVPTTGTINKKAKSRTMEKDGHRTNRLSHTSAPMYFAKSKRPAPTDLDGVGATNRLPGGQPVPRRQRSLHAKGRSSAPSLTSLHIVETNQEITAQSCVTPKSCSYTVSLHGKRNSSISQITLYMMSTTSVWVQQCGATKGRLCPNHTEAELYGGQRTSTKGTRHLWSVPVLSFQDITYHFRVSLSSEVTCATEGETSSYSDYHFLIQSSCV; encoded by the exons GTCATGATATTACCAGTTCTCTGGAGCCAGCCAACATTGACACCAGTATCCTGGAAGAGTACATCAGCAAGGAGGACGATAGCACTGACAT cTGCTTCTCAGAGGTCCACAGCACCCCAGGACCAAATTACTCATCTCCCCAAGCAGGAGTGTCCTCCTCTGGGGGGTTGGTGTGTGGTGTGAGCCCCCCTATTCCACTACGCCAAGGAGCCCCTCCGCCTGGGCCCCCTAACTGTCAGAACGCCTACCCCCCAGGTCCGTCCCTGGGCCTCCGACACAACTACCCCTGCCTcggacaacagcagcagcagccgccacAGCAGCAGGCTCACATCAAGCCTGAGCACAGGGGCCACTACGCTCCAGG gacacTACCTGAGTCCCCTCCAGACTCAAGCTCAGAGCCGTACTCTCCACAGCAGGTGAATG ATCCTCACATGATCAGGACCATGACACCAGAGAACATGTGTCACATGACTCCAACGCCACCCCTCCCACCACACGGGCACTATACCAGCATGCATCGGGACATGTACCTAAAGCCTGAGCCCATGATATCACAGTATCCCATTGGTCTAGCCACGAGCGGAAGTGGAGACATGCAGCAGACACAGATGCTccatcagctgctgcagcatCCTCAGGGGCAAGA CGGCATCCCTGTTCACCAGGCCAAGAAGAGGAAGCACTCTGACTCTCCCAACAGCACCCTCAATTCCCAAATCCTCACAGGTATCATCAAACAAGAACCAG GTTTAATGCAGGATGCAGACAACACCTACTTGGACCCTAACTATCAGTGCATTAAGTGGCAACCTCACCAGCAGAACAAGTGGACACCACTATATGACGCAAACTGCAAAGAGCT TCCAATGCCAACCTACCGTGTTGATGCTGACAAGGGCTTCAACTTCTCCTTGGCTGATGATGCTTTTGTTTGCCAGAAGAAGAACCATTTCCAGGTCACGGTATACATAGGCATGCTGGGCGACCCCAAGTACATTAAGACAAGTGAGGGCCTGCAGCCCATCGACTGCTTCTATCTCAAACTCAACGGAGTGAAG GTGGAGGCCATGAACCAGTCCATCAGTGTGGAGCAGTCCCAGTCTGACCGCAGCAAGAGACCCTTCAAGCCAGTGCT CGTCACCTTGCCCCCGGAGCAGGTCACAAAGGTCACAGTGGGGCGGCTCCACTTTAGCGAGACCACGGCAAATAACATGAGGAAGAAAGGCAAACCAAACCCCGACCAGAG GTATTTCATGCTGGTGGTGGCGCTGCATGCTCAGTCCCACAGTCAGAGCTACACTGTGGCTGCTCACGTGTCTGAGAGGATCATCGTCAGGGTAACGTCTGGCcat GCATCCAACCCAGGCCAGTTTGAAAGTGACAACGAGGTGCTGTGGCAGCGTGGCCAACTACCAGACTCTGTCTACCACCACGGGAGGGTTGGCATCAACACGGACCGGCCGGACGAGGCCCTTGTCGTCCATGGCAACCTGAAGGTCATGGGCTCCCTGGTGCACCCGTCTGACATCAGGGCCAAAGAAAATGTCCAGGAG GTCGACACCACAGACAATTTGAAACGGATTTCTCAGATGAGGCTGGTCCATTATCAGTACAAGCCTGAGTTTGCTGCCACCGTGGGCATAGAGAACACTGCAGAGACTG GAGTGATCGCTCAGGAGGTTCAGCAAATTCTGCCTGAAGCAGTGAAGGAGGGGGGTGATGTGGTGTGCGCCAATGGAGAAACTATTCCCAACCTGTTAGTCGTCAACAAG GACCGTATCTTCATGGAGAACGTGGGGGCAGTGAAGGAGCTGTGTAAGCTGACAGACAACCTGGAGACTCGTATAGACGAACTGGAGCGCTGGAGTCGCAAACTGGCCAAGCTGCGTCGTCTTGACAGCATGAAGAGCACTGTGAGTGGAGGCACTGTCAG CCAATCAGGGAGCTATTTTAGCAGGACAGGAAGTGGCCCACTCAAGAAGAAGACAGTCAAACCTGGGAGCAAG AACTCGCTTCCAGATCAAGGCTGCATCAGTCAGAGATTCATGCAGGGGACCATCCTGGCACTGGTGATTGTCATGGCCTtcag TGTCATTTCCATGTCTGTCCTTTATGTGCTGACTCTTCACCATAGAGGAGACGTCACAGAGAAAGATGG GTCCAGAGCTGCACTGGGATCTGCACGCAAGAGTCCATATGTTCCACTGTCCACCACCCCTGCACCTG TGTGCTGCTCAACCCCAACCATAAACAACCAATCAACTACAGTTTTGACATTGAGTAACAACCAATCCACAACAG ATTTAGGCAGCCTGGTCCCCACAACAGGCACTATTAATAAGAAGGCCAAGTCCAGAACGATGGAGAAGGATGGCCACCGTACAAACCGACTGAGTCACACCTCAGCACCTATGTACTTTGCCAAGTCCAAAAGGCCGGCACCTACAGACCTGGACGGAGTGGGAGCTACCAACCGTCTGCCCGGGGGTCAGCCAGTGCCACGTAGACAACGCAGCCTACACGCAAAGG GACGAAGTTCAGCTCCCTCTCTGACTAGTCTACATATTGTGGAGACGAACCAAGAGATCACAGCACAAAGTTGTGTGACACCCAAGAGCTGCAG CTACACAGTATCACTCCATGGAAAAAGAAATTCCTCCATCTCACAAATCACTTTGTACATGAT GTCCACAACCAGCGTGTGGGTGCAACAATGTGGAGCCACCAAGGGACGTCTATGCCCCAAccacacag
- the myrf gene encoding myelin regulatory factor isoform X4 produces MDVVDETEALQRFFEGHDITSSLEPANIDTSILEEYISKEDDSTDICFSEVHSTPGPNYSSPQAGVSSSGGLVCGVSPPIPLRQGAPPPGPPNCQNAYPPGPSLGLRHNYPCLGQQQQQPPQQQAHIKPEHRGHYAPGTLPESPPDSSSEPYSPQQVNDPHMIRTMTPENMCHMTPTPPLPPHGHYTSMHRDMYLKPEPMISQYPIGLATSGSGDMQQTQMLHQLLQHPQGQDGIPVHQAKKRKHSDSPNSTLNSQILTGIIKQEPGLMQDADNTYLDPNYQCIKWQPHQQNKWTPLYDANCKELPMPTYRVDADKGFNFSLADDAFVCQKKNHFQVTVYIGMLGDPKYIKTSEGLQPIDCFYLKLNGVKVEAMNQSISVEQSQSDRSKRPFKPVLVTLPPEQVTKVTVGRLHFSETTANNMRKKGKPNPDQRYFMLVVALHAQSHSQSYTVAAHVSERIIVRASNPGQFESDNEVLWQRGQLPDSVYHHGRVGINTDRPDEALVVHGNLKVMGSLVHPSDIRAKENVQEVDTTDNLKRISQMRLVHYQYKPEFAATVGIENTAETGVIAQEVQQILPEAVKEGGDVVCANGETIPNLLVVNKDRIFMENVGAVKELCKLTDNLETRIDELERWSRKLAKLRRLDSMKSTVSGGTVSQSGSYFSRTGSGPLKKKTVKPGSKNSLPDQGCISQRFMQGTILALVIVMAFSVISMSVLYVLTLHHRGDVTEKDGSRAALGSARKSPYVPLSTTPAPVCCSTPTINNQSTTVLTLSNNQSTTDLGSLVPTTGTINKKAKSRTMEKDGHRTNRLSHTSAPMYFAKSKRPAPTDLDGVGATNRLPGGQPVPRRQRSLHAKGRSSAPSLTSLHIVETNQEITAQSCVTPKSCSYTVSLHGKRNSSISQITLYMMSTTSVWVQQCGATKGRLCPNHTEAELYGGQRTSTKGTRHLWSVPVLSFQDITYHFRVSLSSEVTCATEGETSSYSDYHFLIQSSCV; encoded by the exons GTCATGATATTACCAGTTCTCTGGAGCCAGCCAACATTGACACCAGTATCCTGGAAGAGTACATCAGCAAGGAGGACGATAGCACTGACAT cTGCTTCTCAGAGGTCCACAGCACCCCAGGACCAAATTACTCATCTCCCCAAGCAGGAGTGTCCTCCTCTGGGGGGTTGGTGTGTGGTGTGAGCCCCCCTATTCCACTACGCCAAGGAGCCCCTCCGCCTGGGCCCCCTAACTGTCAGAACGCCTACCCCCCAGGTCCGTCCCTGGGCCTCCGACACAACTACCCCTGCCTcggacaacagcagcagcagccgccacAGCAGCAGGCTCACATCAAGCCTGAGCACAGGGGCCACTACGCTCCAGG gacacTACCTGAGTCCCCTCCAGACTCAAGCTCAGAGCCGTACTCTCCACAGCAGGTGAATG ATCCTCACATGATCAGGACCATGACACCAGAGAACATGTGTCACATGACTCCAACGCCACCCCTCCCACCACACGGGCACTATACCAGCATGCATCGGGACATGTACCTAAAGCCTGAGCCCATGATATCACAGTATCCCATTGGTCTAGCCACGAGCGGAAGTGGAGACATGCAGCAGACACAGATGCTccatcagctgctgcagcatCCTCAGGGGCAAGA CGGCATCCCTGTTCACCAGGCCAAGAAGAGGAAGCACTCTGACTCTCCCAACAGCACCCTCAATTCCCAAATCCTCACAGGTATCATCAAACAAGAACCAG GTTTAATGCAGGATGCAGACAACACCTACTTGGACCCTAACTATCAGTGCATTAAGTGGCAACCTCACCAGCAGAACAAGTGGACACCACTATATGACGCAAACTGCAAAGAGCT TCCAATGCCAACCTACCGTGTTGATGCTGACAAGGGCTTCAACTTCTCCTTGGCTGATGATGCTTTTGTTTGCCAGAAGAAGAACCATTTCCAGGTCACGGTATACATAGGCATGCTGGGCGACCCCAAGTACATTAAGACAAGTGAGGGCCTGCAGCCCATCGACTGCTTCTATCTCAAACTCAACGGAGTGAAG GTGGAGGCCATGAACCAGTCCATCAGTGTGGAGCAGTCCCAGTCTGACCGCAGCAAGAGACCCTTCAAGCCAGTGCT CGTCACCTTGCCCCCGGAGCAGGTCACAAAGGTCACAGTGGGGCGGCTCCACTTTAGCGAGACCACGGCAAATAACATGAGGAAGAAAGGCAAACCAAACCCCGACCAGAG GTATTTCATGCTGGTGGTGGCGCTGCATGCTCAGTCCCACAGTCAGAGCTACACTGTGGCTGCTCACGTGTCTGAGAGGATCATCGTCAGG GCATCCAACCCAGGCCAGTTTGAAAGTGACAACGAGGTGCTGTGGCAGCGTGGCCAACTACCAGACTCTGTCTACCACCACGGGAGGGTTGGCATCAACACGGACCGGCCGGACGAGGCCCTTGTCGTCCATGGCAACCTGAAGGTCATGGGCTCCCTGGTGCACCCGTCTGACATCAGGGCCAAAGAAAATGTCCAGGAG GTCGACACCACAGACAATTTGAAACGGATTTCTCAGATGAGGCTGGTCCATTATCAGTACAAGCCTGAGTTTGCTGCCACCGTGGGCATAGAGAACACTGCAGAGACTG GAGTGATCGCTCAGGAGGTTCAGCAAATTCTGCCTGAAGCAGTGAAGGAGGGGGGTGATGTGGTGTGCGCCAATGGAGAAACTATTCCCAACCTGTTAGTCGTCAACAAG GACCGTATCTTCATGGAGAACGTGGGGGCAGTGAAGGAGCTGTGTAAGCTGACAGACAACCTGGAGACTCGTATAGACGAACTGGAGCGCTGGAGTCGCAAACTGGCCAAGCTGCGTCGTCTTGACAGCATGAAGAGCACTGTGAGTGGAGGCACTGTCAG CCAATCAGGGAGCTATTTTAGCAGGACAGGAAGTGGCCCACTCAAGAAGAAGACAGTCAAACCTGGGAGCAAG AACTCGCTTCCAGATCAAGGCTGCATCAGTCAGAGATTCATGCAGGGGACCATCCTGGCACTGGTGATTGTCATGGCCTtcag TGTCATTTCCATGTCTGTCCTTTATGTGCTGACTCTTCACCATAGAGGAGACGTCACAGAGAAAGATGG GTCCAGAGCTGCACTGGGATCTGCACGCAAGAGTCCATATGTTCCACTGTCCACCACCCCTGCACCTG TGTGCTGCTCAACCCCAACCATAAACAACCAATCAACTACAGTTTTGACATTGAGTAACAACCAATCCACAACAG ATTTAGGCAGCCTGGTCCCCACAACAGGCACTATTAATAAGAAGGCCAAGTCCAGAACGATGGAGAAGGATGGCCACCGTACAAACCGACTGAGTCACACCTCAGCACCTATGTACTTTGCCAAGTCCAAAAGGCCGGCACCTACAGACCTGGACGGAGTGGGAGCTACCAACCGTCTGCCCGGGGGTCAGCCAGTGCCACGTAGACAACGCAGCCTACACGCAAAGG GACGAAGTTCAGCTCCCTCTCTGACTAGTCTACATATTGTGGAGACGAACCAAGAGATCACAGCACAAAGTTGTGTGACACCCAAGAGCTGCAG CTACACAGTATCACTCCATGGAAAAAGAAATTCCTCCATCTCACAAATCACTTTGTACATGAT GTCCACAACCAGCGTGTGGGTGCAACAATGTGGAGCCACCAAGGGACGTCTATGCCCCAAccacacag
- the myrf gene encoding myelin regulatory factor isoform X1 → MDVVDETEALQRFFEGHDITSSLEPANIDTSILEEYISKEDDSTDICFSEVHSTPGPNYSSPQAGVSSSGGLVCGVSPPIPLRQGAPPPGPPNCQNAYPPGPSLGLRHNYPCLGQQQQQPPQQQAHIKPEHRGHYAPGTLPESPPDSSSEPYSPQQVNDPHMIRTMTPENMCHMTPTPPLPPHGHYTSMHRDMYLKPEPMISQYPIGLATSGSGDMQQTQMLHQLLQHPQGQDGIPVHQAKKRKHSDSPNSTLNSQILTGIIKQEPGLMQDADNTYLDPNYQCIKWQPHQQNKWTPLYDANCKELPMPTYRVDADKGFNFSLADDAFVCQKKNHFQVTVYIGMLGDPKYIKTSEGLQPIDCFYLKLNGVKVEAMNQSISVEQSQSDRSKRPFKPVLVTLPPEQVTKVTVGRLHFSETTANNMRKKGKPNPDQRYFMLVVALHAQSHSQSYTVAAHVSERIIVRVTSGHVCLPPTTIISLASNPGQFESDNEVLWQRGQLPDSVYHHGRVGINTDRPDEALVVHGNLKVMGSLVHPSDIRAKENVQEVDTTDNLKRISQMRLVHYQYKPEFAATVGIENTAETGVIAQEVQQILPEAVKEGGDVVCANGETIPNLLVVNKDRIFMENVGAVKELCKLTDNLETRIDELERWSRKLAKLRRLDSMKSTVSGGTVSQSGSYFSRTGSGPLKKKTVKPGSKNSLPDQGCISQRFMQGTILALVIVMAFSVISMSVLYVLTLHHRGDVTEKDGSRAALGSARKSPYVPLSTTPAPVCCSTPTINNQSTTVLTLSNNQSTTDLGSLVPTTGTINKKAKSRTMEKDGHRTNRLSHTSAPMYFAKSKRPAPTDLDGVGATNRLPGGQPVPRRQRSLHAKGRSSAPSLTSLHIVETNQEITAQSCVTPKSCSYTVSLHGKRNSSISQITLYMMSTTSVWVQQCGATKGRLCPNHTEAELYGGQRTSTKGTRHLWSVPVLSFQDITYHFRVSLSSEVTCATEGETSSYSDYHFLIQSSCV, encoded by the exons GTCATGATATTACCAGTTCTCTGGAGCCAGCCAACATTGACACCAGTATCCTGGAAGAGTACATCAGCAAGGAGGACGATAGCACTGACAT cTGCTTCTCAGAGGTCCACAGCACCCCAGGACCAAATTACTCATCTCCCCAAGCAGGAGTGTCCTCCTCTGGGGGGTTGGTGTGTGGTGTGAGCCCCCCTATTCCACTACGCCAAGGAGCCCCTCCGCCTGGGCCCCCTAACTGTCAGAACGCCTACCCCCCAGGTCCGTCCCTGGGCCTCCGACACAACTACCCCTGCCTcggacaacagcagcagcagccgccacAGCAGCAGGCTCACATCAAGCCTGAGCACAGGGGCCACTACGCTCCAGG gacacTACCTGAGTCCCCTCCAGACTCAAGCTCAGAGCCGTACTCTCCACAGCAGGTGAATG ATCCTCACATGATCAGGACCATGACACCAGAGAACATGTGTCACATGACTCCAACGCCACCCCTCCCACCACACGGGCACTATACCAGCATGCATCGGGACATGTACCTAAAGCCTGAGCCCATGATATCACAGTATCCCATTGGTCTAGCCACGAGCGGAAGTGGAGACATGCAGCAGACACAGATGCTccatcagctgctgcagcatCCTCAGGGGCAAGA CGGCATCCCTGTTCACCAGGCCAAGAAGAGGAAGCACTCTGACTCTCCCAACAGCACCCTCAATTCCCAAATCCTCACAGGTATCATCAAACAAGAACCAG GTTTAATGCAGGATGCAGACAACACCTACTTGGACCCTAACTATCAGTGCATTAAGTGGCAACCTCACCAGCAGAACAAGTGGACACCACTATATGACGCAAACTGCAAAGAGCT TCCAATGCCAACCTACCGTGTTGATGCTGACAAGGGCTTCAACTTCTCCTTGGCTGATGATGCTTTTGTTTGCCAGAAGAAGAACCATTTCCAGGTCACGGTATACATAGGCATGCTGGGCGACCCCAAGTACATTAAGACAAGTGAGGGCCTGCAGCCCATCGACTGCTTCTATCTCAAACTCAACGGAGTGAAG GTGGAGGCCATGAACCAGTCCATCAGTGTGGAGCAGTCCCAGTCTGACCGCAGCAAGAGACCCTTCAAGCCAGTGCT CGTCACCTTGCCCCCGGAGCAGGTCACAAAGGTCACAGTGGGGCGGCTCCACTTTAGCGAGACCACGGCAAATAACATGAGGAAGAAAGGCAAACCAAACCCCGACCAGAG GTATTTCATGCTGGTGGTGGCGCTGCATGCTCAGTCCCACAGTCAGAGCTACACTGTGGCTGCTCACGTGTCTGAGAGGATCATCGTCAGGGTAACGTCTGGCcatgtctgtctgcctcctACAACAATCATATCCCTT GCATCCAACCCAGGCCAGTTTGAAAGTGACAACGAGGTGCTGTGGCAGCGTGGCCAACTACCAGACTCTGTCTACCACCACGGGAGGGTTGGCATCAACACGGACCGGCCGGACGAGGCCCTTGTCGTCCATGGCAACCTGAAGGTCATGGGCTCCCTGGTGCACCCGTCTGACATCAGGGCCAAAGAAAATGTCCAGGAG GTCGACACCACAGACAATTTGAAACGGATTTCTCAGATGAGGCTGGTCCATTATCAGTACAAGCCTGAGTTTGCTGCCACCGTGGGCATAGAGAACACTGCAGAGACTG GAGTGATCGCTCAGGAGGTTCAGCAAATTCTGCCTGAAGCAGTGAAGGAGGGGGGTGATGTGGTGTGCGCCAATGGAGAAACTATTCCCAACCTGTTAGTCGTCAACAAG GACCGTATCTTCATGGAGAACGTGGGGGCAGTGAAGGAGCTGTGTAAGCTGACAGACAACCTGGAGACTCGTATAGACGAACTGGAGCGCTGGAGTCGCAAACTGGCCAAGCTGCGTCGTCTTGACAGCATGAAGAGCACTGTGAGTGGAGGCACTGTCAG CCAATCAGGGAGCTATTTTAGCAGGACAGGAAGTGGCCCACTCAAGAAGAAGACAGTCAAACCTGGGAGCAAG AACTCGCTTCCAGATCAAGGCTGCATCAGTCAGAGATTCATGCAGGGGACCATCCTGGCACTGGTGATTGTCATGGCCTtcag TGTCATTTCCATGTCTGTCCTTTATGTGCTGACTCTTCACCATAGAGGAGACGTCACAGAGAAAGATGG GTCCAGAGCTGCACTGGGATCTGCACGCAAGAGTCCATATGTTCCACTGTCCACCACCCCTGCACCTG TGTGCTGCTCAACCCCAACCATAAACAACCAATCAACTACAGTTTTGACATTGAGTAACAACCAATCCACAACAG ATTTAGGCAGCCTGGTCCCCACAACAGGCACTATTAATAAGAAGGCCAAGTCCAGAACGATGGAGAAGGATGGCCACCGTACAAACCGACTGAGTCACACCTCAGCACCTATGTACTTTGCCAAGTCCAAAAGGCCGGCACCTACAGACCTGGACGGAGTGGGAGCTACCAACCGTCTGCCCGGGGGTCAGCCAGTGCCACGTAGACAACGCAGCCTACACGCAAAGG GACGAAGTTCAGCTCCCTCTCTGACTAGTCTACATATTGTGGAGACGAACCAAGAGATCACAGCACAAAGTTGTGTGACACCCAAGAGCTGCAG CTACACAGTATCACTCCATGGAAAAAGAAATTCCTCCATCTCACAAATCACTTTGTACATGAT GTCCACAACCAGCGTGTGGGTGCAACAATGTGGAGCCACCAAGGGACGTCTATGCCCCAAccacacag